One Solanum pennellii chromosome 9, SPENNV200 DNA segment encodes these proteins:
- the LOC107030473 gene encoding glycine-rich cell wall structural protein produces MISEGVMRVGVLALLCFYVLVGSVALARNVKDFEDEKFSTIGEGGGLGGGFGAGGGFGSAGGGGYGGGGGGGYGGGGIGGGFGKGGGIGGGAGGAGGIGGGIGGGAGGGGGIGGGIGKGGGIGGGVGGGAGGGIGGGAGIGGGAGGGAGGGGGIGGGVGGGAGGGGGIGKGGGIGGGVGGGAGGGGGIGGGVGKGGGIGGGAGGGAGGGIGGGAGGGKGGGIGGGAGGGAGGGIGGGIGGGVGGGAGGGIGKGGGIGGGAGGGAGGGFGKGGGIGGGIGKGGGIGGGVGGGAGGGIGKGGGIGGGVGGGAGGGVGGGIGKGGGIGGGAGGGVGAGIGGGAGGGGGGGVGGGVGGGVGGGAGGGVGAGIGGGAGGGGGGGGGVGGGVGGGVGVGGGVGGGVGGGAGGGVGGGIGGGGGGGGGGGGGGGGVGGGVGGGVGGGVGGGIGKGGGIGFGGGGGGGGGIGGIGGGAGGGFGGGFGVGGSLGAGIGGGVGGGIGGGY; encoded by the exons ATGATTAGTGAGGGAGTGATGAGGGTAGGGGTGTTAGCATTACTTTGCTTTTATGTTCTTGTGGGGAGTGTGGCTTTAGCTAGAAATGTGAAAGATTTTGAGGATGAGAAGTTTTCAACTATTGGTGAGGGAGGGGGACTTGGTGGTGGTTTTGGTGCAGGTGGAGGTTTTGGCAGTGCAGGTGGTGGAGGGTATGGTGGAGGCGGAGGAGGTGGTTATGGTGGCGGTGGTATAGGTGGTGGTTTTGGAAAAGGTGGTGGAATTGGGGGTGGTGCAGGAGGCGCGGGTGGAATAGGTGGAGGAATTGGGGGTGGTGCGGGAGGCGGAGGAGGAATAGGTGGAGGCATTGGCAAAGGTGGTGGCATTGGAGGAGGAGTTGGTGGCGGTGCAGGAGGTGGCATTGGAGGTGGAGCTGGCATTGGAGGAGGAGCTGGTGGTGGTGCAGGAGGCGGGGGTGGAATAGGTGGAGGTGTTGGAGGTGGAGCTGGTGGCGGCGGAGGAATCGGTAAAGGTGGTGGCATCGGAGGAGGAGTTGGTGGCGGTGCAGGAGGTGGGGGTGGAATAGGTGGAGGTGTTGGTAAAGGTGGTGGCATTGGAGGTGGAGCGGGTGGCGGTGCAGGAGGTGGTATTGGTGGGGGAGCTGGAGGTGGAAAAGGAGGAGGAATTGGTGGTGGTGCTGGTGGAGGAGCCGGTGGTGGTATAGGAGGAGGCATCGGTGGAGGAGTTGGAGGTGGTGCAGGAGGAGGTATTGGAAAAGGTGGTGGCATAGGTGGAGGAGCCGGAGGTGGTGCTGGAGGCGGCTTCGGTAAAGGTGGTGGCATAGGAGGTGGTATTGGCAAAGGTGGCGGCATTGGTGGAGGAGTTGGGGGTGGTGCTGGAGGTGGAATTGGCAAAGGTGGAGGCATTGGAGGTGGCGTAGGTGGAGGTGCCGGTGGTGGTGTAGGAGGAGGAATTGGCAAAGGTGGTGGTATTGGTGGTGGTGCAGGAGGAGGAGTTGGTGCTGGCATTGGTGGAGGAGCCGGTGGTGGTGGAGGAGGAGGAGTTGGTGGTGGCGTCGGAGGAGGTGTCGGTGGTGGTGCAGGAGGAGGAGTTGGTGCTGGCATTGGTGGAGGTGccggtggtggtggtggtggtggaggagGAGTTGGTGGTGGCGTCGGAGGAGGTGTCG GAGTTGGTGGTGGCGTCGGAGGAGGTGTTGGTGGTGGTGCAGGAGGAGGAGTTGGTGGTGGCATCGGAGGTGGAGGTGGCGGTGGCGGTGGAGGTgggggaggaggaggaggagttGGTGGTGGCGTTGGCGGAGGTGTTGGTGGTGGTGTAGGAGGAGGAATTGGCAAAGGTGGCGGCATCggatttggtggtggtggtggcggAGGAGGAGGAATCGGTGGCATTGGAGGAGGTGCCGGTGGTGGATTTGGAGGCGGATTTGGTGTAGGCGGTAGTTTAGGTGCAGGTATCGGAGGTGGTGTTGGTGGTGGAATTGGAGGAGGTTACTAA
- the LOC107031378 gene encoding translation initiation factor eIF-2B subunit beta-like isoform X1 codes for MPDIERLVNDFVAKLSKRKVEGSQATSRLTAELLRSVVSLQRLPPTNSAAVLIEAVRGIGVKLVAANPVELAVGNIVRRVLHIIREEDLSLLTSKTSDLDLSAASDDERTIDQDYDPTQSAAAAAAKSFLRPPSLHALLENMSDKAVPTNNYTSSSGGDTEEKSKADKLARTRKLKHDVIEAINILIEDIDTSHELIAEQAVEHIHQNEVILTLGSSRTAFEFLCAAKEKKRSFRVVVAEGAPRYQGHALAKELVSRGLQTIVVTDSAVFAMISRVNMVIVGVHAVMANGGVIAPVGMNMVALAAQKHAVPFVVVAGIHKLCPSYPHNPEVCLNDMRSPAELLEFGRFSNCMEFGMDSGAPLQVVNPAFDYVAPELVSLLITDIGGHNPSYMYRLISDYYSADDFDLQGRIHK; via the exons ATGCCGGATATTGAGAGACTTGTGAATGATTTTGTTGCAAAGCTCAGCAAACG TAAGGTTGAAGGGTCACAAGCAACTTCGCGGCTAACAGCAGAGTTGCTTCGTTCTGTAGTTTCGTTGCAAAGATTGCCACCTACTAACTCAGCTGCAGTGCTCATTGAGGCTGTGAGAGGTATAGGTGTTAAATTGGTTGCTGCCAACCCCGTTG AGCTTGCTGTTGGAAATATTGTTAGGCGTGTTCTTCATATTATCCGGGAGGAGGATCTTTCTCTTTTGACCAGTAAAACAAGCGACTTAGATTTATCAGCTGCAAGTGATGATGAACGAACCATAGACCAGGATTATGACCCAACTCAGTCTGCTGCCGCAGCTGCAGCTAAAAGTTTTCTACGGCCTCCTTCATTGCATGCACTTCTGGAGAATATGTCGGATAAAGCTGTACCGACTAACAATTACACCTCCTCTTCAGGTGGAGATACTGAAGAGAAAAGTAAAG CTGATAAACTTGCCAGGACTCGGAAGTTAAAGCATGATGTTATTGAGGCAATTAACATattaattgaagatattgataCTTCTCATGAGCTGATTGCGGAACAGGCAGTTGAGCATATTCACCAAAA TGAAGTAATACTAACACTAGGTAGTTCGAGAACTGCCTTTGAATTCCTCTGTGCTGCAAAAGAGAAAAAACGGTCTTTTCGTGTGGTTGTTGCAGAGGGCGCACCGAG GTACCAGGGGCATGCTCTTGCAAAAGAGTTGGTATCAAGAGGTCTACAAACTATAGTTGTAACAGATTCTGCTGTTTTTGCAATGATTTCTAGAGTAAATATG GTTATAGTGGGAGTTCATGCAGTGATGGCCAATGGTGGTGTCATTGCACCTGTTGGAATGAATATGGTTGCACTTGCCGCTCAAAAGCATGCTGTTCCATTTGTCGTAGTTGCTGGCATTCACAAG TTGTGCCCTTCTTATCCACACAATCCAGAGGTTTGTCTGAATGACATGCGATCCCCTGCTGAACTTCTCGAATTCGGGCGATTTTCAAACTGCATGGAATTTGGAATGGATAGTGGGGCTCCTCTTCAAGTTGTCAACCCTGCTTTTGATTATGTGGCACCCGAGCTTGTCAGCCTTCTCATCACCGACAT TGGAGGGCATAACCCGTCATATATGTATCGTCTCATATCGGACTACTACTCAGCTGATGATTTTGATTTGCAAGGGAGGATACATAAATGA
- the LOC107031378 gene encoding translation initiation factor eIF-2B subunit beta-like isoform X2 has translation MPDIERLVNDFVAKLSKRKVEGSQATSRLTAELLRSVVSLQRLPPTNSAAVLIEAVRELAVGNIVRRVLHIIREEDLSLLTSKTSDLDLSAASDDERTIDQDYDPTQSAAAAAAKSFLRPPSLHALLENMSDKAVPTNNYTSSSGGDTEEKSKADKLARTRKLKHDVIEAINILIEDIDTSHELIAEQAVEHIHQNEVILTLGSSRTAFEFLCAAKEKKRSFRVVVAEGAPRYQGHALAKELVSRGLQTIVVTDSAVFAMISRVNMVIVGVHAVMANGGVIAPVGMNMVALAAQKHAVPFVVVAGIHKLCPSYPHNPEVCLNDMRSPAELLEFGRFSNCMEFGMDSGAPLQVVNPAFDYVAPELVSLLITDIGGHNPSYMYRLISDYYSADDFDLQGRIHK, from the exons ATGCCGGATATTGAGAGACTTGTGAATGATTTTGTTGCAAAGCTCAGCAAACG TAAGGTTGAAGGGTCACAAGCAACTTCGCGGCTAACAGCAGAGTTGCTTCGTTCTGTAGTTTCGTTGCAAAGATTGCCACCTACTAACTCAGCTGCAGTGCTCATTGAGGCTGTGAGAG AGCTTGCTGTTGGAAATATTGTTAGGCGTGTTCTTCATATTATCCGGGAGGAGGATCTTTCTCTTTTGACCAGTAAAACAAGCGACTTAGATTTATCAGCTGCAAGTGATGATGAACGAACCATAGACCAGGATTATGACCCAACTCAGTCTGCTGCCGCAGCTGCAGCTAAAAGTTTTCTACGGCCTCCTTCATTGCATGCACTTCTGGAGAATATGTCGGATAAAGCTGTACCGACTAACAATTACACCTCCTCTTCAGGTGGAGATACTGAAGAGAAAAGTAAAG CTGATAAACTTGCCAGGACTCGGAAGTTAAAGCATGATGTTATTGAGGCAATTAACATattaattgaagatattgataCTTCTCATGAGCTGATTGCGGAACAGGCAGTTGAGCATATTCACCAAAA TGAAGTAATACTAACACTAGGTAGTTCGAGAACTGCCTTTGAATTCCTCTGTGCTGCAAAAGAGAAAAAACGGTCTTTTCGTGTGGTTGTTGCAGAGGGCGCACCGAG GTACCAGGGGCATGCTCTTGCAAAAGAGTTGGTATCAAGAGGTCTACAAACTATAGTTGTAACAGATTCTGCTGTTTTTGCAATGATTTCTAGAGTAAATATG GTTATAGTGGGAGTTCATGCAGTGATGGCCAATGGTGGTGTCATTGCACCTGTTGGAATGAATATGGTTGCACTTGCCGCTCAAAAGCATGCTGTTCCATTTGTCGTAGTTGCTGGCATTCACAAG TTGTGCCCTTCTTATCCACACAATCCAGAGGTTTGTCTGAATGACATGCGATCCCCTGCTGAACTTCTCGAATTCGGGCGATTTTCAAACTGCATGGAATTTGGAATGGATAGTGGGGCTCCTCTTCAAGTTGTCAACCCTGCTTTTGATTATGTGGCACCCGAGCTTGTCAGCCTTCTCATCACCGACAT TGGAGGGCATAACCCGTCATATATGTATCGTCTCATATCGGACTACTACTCAGCTGATGATTTTGATTTGCAAGGGAGGATACATAAATGA
- the LOC107031380 gene encoding 50S ribosomal protein L28, chloroplastic, with the protein MATITAGISLRGPVVGGNRTFAVTKRALPKVKFSSELSFVTSQLSGIKISSTHLSSPASISVPFKTALQPVARRVCPFTGKKSNRANKVSHSNHKTKKLQFVNLQYKRIWWEEGKRFVKLRLSTKAIKTIEKNGLDAVAKKAGIDLSKK; encoded by the exons ATGGCGACAATCACAGCGGGTATAAGCCTCAGAGGACCAGTAGTGGGTGGTAACAGGACATTTGCAGTGACCAAAAGGGCTTTACCCAAGGTGAAATTCAGCTCAGAGTTGAGTTTTGTGACTTCTCAATTGAGTGGCATCAAGATTTCAAGCACCCATTTGAGCTCTCCTGCTTCAATTTCTGTTCCTTTCAAGACAGCCCTTCAACCCGTTGCTC GTAGAGTATGCCCCTTCACTGGCAAGAAGTCCAACAGGGCAAACAAGGTCTCTCATTCAAACCACAAAACGAAAAAGTTGCAATTCGTAAACCTTCAATACAAGAGAATTTGGTGGGAGGAAGGCAAACGATTCGTGAAACTGAGGTTGTCAACAAAGGCCATAAAGACCATTGAGAAAAATGGACTTGATGCTGTAGCCAAGAAAGCTGGGATTGATCTCAGCAAGAAGTAG